The Lacerta agilis isolate rLacAgi1 chromosome 14, rLacAgi1.pri, whole genome shotgun sequence sequence acgtcccattccataatgataattttactatttataccccacacatctgactggattgccccagccactctgggcagcttccaacatatataaaacataataaaacattaaacattaaaaaaacttccctatacaggattgccttcagatagctcagGGGTCATATAACTccagaagaaggctgatcgccgaagaattgatgcttttgaattatggtgctggaggagactcttgagagtcccatggactgcaaaaagatcaaacatatccatccttaaagaaatcagccctgagtgctcactggaagggcagatcctgaaattgaggctccaatactttggccacctcatgagaagagaagactccctggaaaagaccctgatgttgggaaagatgaagggcacaaggagaagtggacaacagaggacgagatggttggacagtgttctcgaagcgactggcatgagtttggccaaactgcgggaggcagtggaggataggggtgcctggcgtgctctggtccatggggtcacgaagagtcggacatgactgaacgactgaacaacatataactccataccctccagcatttctccattgaaaatagggaaattctaaggaaaagtgggacattccgggaccaattcagaaaccgggatggcttctctaaatcagggacatccctagaaaacagggacactttgagggtctgGTGCCCTCAGCCTTCCAAATCTGCCCTGCCTCTGGTCAGTTTGgcatgagtttgtttgtttttccccccctcttcaGGAAAAATCTCCTGTTTTGGCTTTGTGAGCACACTTCTTGTGGTTGTTTTGTTAGCTTTttgcctcttccttttccttattTGCTTGTCTTTTCgttttcccttctcctttcctcaaaatgataaatgaataaataaataaatgcataaataatttcTGGGTGCACACCCAAACAATatgtgctcctcctcctcttccatctgTCCAGTGCAGATAATGGGCCAGTTTCTCTGGCACAGGAACTACTTACAGTGCCAGGATTtattgccaggattcaagctcagcgtTTTTTCCTTCATCCATCCCACAGAGCTTAACATAATAATTTAAGCAAAAAAAGACtgctccctgccccaaggagcttactaTCCAAATTTTGCTGATGGAGTTGTTTGGAATGTCACTCATGATGGGCAGAAGCATTCCAAGGCAGTTGGAGCCAGTTGGAGTCAGTTCAGGAAGAGAAGTTAGTCAGAACAGGGAGAGATAAGGAGGAGGCGGATAATAGGGTCTTTCCAGATTATTATTGTCTCGGAACTGACAGTTTTTATTACCATGTTATGGGAAGCATTGGGCAATAAGATAAAATCCCTGCTCAAATGTTCTTCAATAATTAAAAGTCCTTTTACAACAACTCTCTCCTTCAGTGCCTGAAGCAGCATTTCTATCCAAACTCTATGGCCATGATGACAAAGGGAAGACGGAGTCAAGGGTAACAGGAAAGAAATACAGTAACTGAATGAAAGAATAAATGGACAGAAGATGTGAATGTTATTGGCTCGATCAGAAGTAAAGAGGTAAGAGTATAATGAATCCCACACATTTAAAAATTCGGCATGATGGCAGTGAAAAAAGACCTGATTTCCAGGGTTAACCTTCATCCACATtcactacaaaaataaaaataaaatcggaagaatctgatttttaaaacctCACAGTACAAATAGCAAtggtttcattatttattttccctCTTGACATGCAGATTCCACATTCAGAAATCTACATTCTGTTACTCATCTCAGGTCAATACAGATGGACTTTTAACCTTTCCGAGTGGGACTGATTTCAGAAGCAGATGGCAGTGCCATTGCCAACAGTATATGACAAACCCAAAGTGACTCCCTCCTCTGCTAGAGTAAGTTTTAATTCCTCTCCCTAAAATCATGGCAATACTTCTGGGATTCCTATATCCTTTGTAGCTCTTATCCTGACTAGCACCAACATGCTGTAGTAACAACAGCCTTCACAGTTGTTGCCTGATAGGAGACCTGTGTAATGCAAAAGCTTGCTTACTTTCAGGGACGCTAATAAAAGGAGCCACTTCAACATATGTGGGAAGCATTTGTGACAACCTCAGCAGGCGGTTGCCGGAGGCGGGCCTGAGTTGCTGGCCTCCTGTTAGATGGACAGTTCCTGAAGCTAATCTTGATGCCGCACTTGCCTGTCCAGTAGCCAATGAGAGGCAACTGAGAATTCCCCTTCTTTATCCTGGTACACCCACAGCTGATGCAACCCTAGTGCAATGTGCCGTATCGCGGCTGCCTTTGCTGTGTGTGTTCTGCTCTCTGCACTGGTAAAATAGTTCTGAAATACCGTACCATCTAGTTCTTGCTAACATGTGGGCATTGTAGGCAGGCATAAACATTCAAGCCCAAAGACCTGCTTGTGATGATCTCATTTTCAGTTTGGgggcagaggagagggctattgttaCTGCTTAAAATCTTCTTTAACCACTTGAGTGCCAAATACTGTATAGAAAAGAGATGGACCAGGGGTTTAATGTCTACATTAGATGGTTAAAAAGAAGTATATTCCAATGAGAGTTATACACCAGCCTTTTGAAAATCAAGAAACAAATGTGCAAGCTTTCATGTTACCCAGGACTCTTTGGGATGGGTGTTTGAGGATGCATCTTAAAATCTTGCACACTGCTCTGTGGAGACTTTTTGGTGCTTTACCTTTGAATCAGAGGGATGAGAGGGACTGACATTTGTTGAGTTGGGAAAGTCCCTCTTGGGCTACTGTTTTGTTTGCAGTGGAAGATGGCCGTGCTTGGCAACCTCCACTATTTTCAACTGTGCAAGTCACACTGCTCACACCAGCTAGTGTTATCAGAGAAAGATGCCACATCTAAGACCCAATATTCAAATATTATATCATTTGAAACTAGGAGCACACATTATGTTATTTGTGAGATTGTGATGGAAGCATGTGGCAGTCTGCATCAGTGGGAAATAACTCACCCACCCGCTTAGAGCAAATATTTGATCTAGATTGGATCCTTTTCATGTTTCTTTATCCTATCACACGATGCTTTGTGATCTCAGCCTCTCAGTTCCCACAACAGAAACATGAAGGACCTAACACATAAAGTTGTTGGGAACAGGCAAAGATCTGAAATCTCTTGAAAACTGCATGCAGAAGTAGAAGCAGCAATGAAGTCCCACCAACGACTTAGCAGCAGAGGGTCTTCACCATGACCCCTCTCCCACCTTTTCTTCAATTCTTCTTGCTAGTAAAGAAAGTTCAAAGAGAAAATTGATCTGGGTTGTAGGTCCCCTTTCTGTTTTTTATTCCTCAGAAAACACCTGTTCAACTAGAGAGCTGTTGTGCATTAGCAAAAGTATGGCTGGGTACAGTATATGCCAAGTATGATTTACTTGCTCATGTCCTACCAGGCGTCCTACGAGCTAAACTGAGCCAGGGGACTCTGCACCTGTAATGCCATAACTTAATTCGAGTAGAGAAGGAATTAGCCAGCAACCTCGCTTTCAAGGCTCAACCTCTGAACAGGTGTTCTTAGATCACAAGActgcctttgagcatgtgcagagcacaTGCATCTCGCTCAACTAACCGCGGCTCAGCTCTGCATTCCCCGGGAAGTACAGCAGCGAAACacctttactgtattttaaagaaTTATCTACGGACTAACCGCGCGTTTCCTAGAGTGGAAGAAATAATACGTTTTAGGAAGGGATAAACACATTACAATCCCGTTCCAAAAGGAGCATGCGCAATGTCAAGGGAAAGGGCCGGTGGATGGATACGCGACGAGCGGGCGCTGCGGCTAGGGAGGCTGGAGCGATATATAGGGAGACTCCACCCCGCTATGACTCATTCCTTTCTCGACACAGATACAACAGAGCATTCAGACGGAGAGCGGCGACGCGTGGGCGAGATCGAGGACATGGCTTTCTAGAGCTGCGCGGATCTTGAAGCGAACAAGCGTGTATTGCACGCTGCAACGAAACAAGCATAATGGAGTGAGTAGACCTTTTGGGGGCTTTCGCTGGCAGAGCCCATCTTTAGGGAAAGCGGGTCGGTCCCTCGCCCGGTTTAGGAAAAGCGGGTCGGGGATCGAGCTGCCTCTTGGTGCGGCCGGgtacctttcccccccctttctccctccctgtaTCTCTTTTTGCAATCCCGGGGGGCGTTGATGATAGACTGAAACGCAATGGGTGGGGGCGTGGTGTTGCTAGACCTCGAGGTTTTTCTAACGCCCGCATAGTCCTCTGTATTGCTGTAGAACagcacgaccccccccccccaaaaaaaaccgcATACAGAAATCTGCTCCCTCTATTCTCGGGGCTCGAGAGGTCTGCTCTTCTGGGTTCTCTAGGGAAGGGAGCAGGTGCGTCATGCCAAACCTCACCGGGAGAAGCAGGTGCGCGATGACATgtacccgcccccaccccctctcaGCGCATAAGgcagatggtgggggggggggggtggggagcgcGACGTATCTATCCCTGCCCATGCTAAACCTCCCGGGAGGTTTTCCACTGTTCCAAGGGCGTAGCGCTTCTATAGGGCTGGccgaagcttcttctttttttgatgcCGTTTTGCGGCCAGGTTATTTTGGCACCCAAGGCGGAAAGTCCCACAAATGCCTGTTCTGTCGCTAGCAGTCAAAATACAGTGATAATCAATGGGATCTACCAtatgctgccctttcatgacacccgaAATGAGCTGTCGAATGGTCCAGAGCTTGTACTGTGGATGCCACATGGTCGGAATCATGAAAAACGTCTCCCAAAGGCTATGCTGGCAGGAATTGTGCAACATACACATGCCATGTCCATCTGGATAATACTCTTGATGtgaggtggaggggagagagaagctaGGAAGGTTGTAGGACTGGAGGTGGGGAATGGTCCAGGCCACAGCTAACCGCCTAACATACAAAGGCCTGCTTTGCAAGTCCTGTAGTCTGCTCTGATATCACTTTAATCCTCTAGCAGAACAAAAAAGTTAAAGTTCCAGTTTGAGATGGGTAAGCTAAGCCTGGCATGGAGTAGGAAGGGATCTGGCCTTTTCTTTGGTCCTCTATCAAAATGCTAAACTGTATGCATTTCTGACCTGTAtttttatcctcctcctcctccaggtcccTTTTTGCCACCACCACTATCCCTGCCTGCAGGAGCCGAGCTACTCCTTGCGTGCTGCATCCCAATCCTGTGTCGACCCTGAATTATCATTGCTACGATGTCCCTGCTGGCGGCACTGACCCTGGACCTGGACCTGACCATGCTCCCAGCTAGCACCATGTCCTGCAGGCCGGAGCTGCTCAAGCACCGGCTGCCCCACGCCGGTCATTGCGAGCTGCTTGCCGGACCTGTGGATGAGGGCTTTGCCCTCAGCATGGAGCGCCCATTGCTGACAGGTGAGCAGGTTGAGCAGGGGAGGAACCATAAGCTGGAGTCTGAGGGCTGTGGGGGAATTGTTCCAGATGCAGCAGGAAAGGAGAATCTTTTCCCTGAAGGTCATTGAGAAACTAGCATTGGCATGGATTGTAGTTCTTCTAAGCATTGCTCATAAAACTGCTACAGCATTGGGAAACACCAAAGTATCAGCAAATCCCAACTGATGATCCTCTGTGCTGGAGAGGGTTTCGATGGGTGGAGTTGTCTGCCTGGCTGGTCTCTGCCATtaacacaggaagcttccttatattgaGACAGATCATTGGCTGTGTAGCTCGGGGTTGTcatcagctctccagagttttagatGAGATtatctctcagccctacctggagatgcctacAAATTGAAATTGGGCATGCAAAGCAATGCTCTACTATTGAGCTATGGTTCCAGCTCCATTTGTGAGGAGTACTACAATGGTCTTGCCCCAACAGCAGCCCTGTGGGAGCTACCACTGGGGCATTTCATGGAGGGGGTGAGTATAGGCCAGAGAAGCCTGCTATCATATGACAGTAACAGACCTGATCCAGGCCTCTTTGCTGCTCCAGCTTGTGAAAATGTATTCTTCCATACTCCCTTCCCATCTTAAGTAGGAGGATTGTGAAAGCAGTGGTGGCTATGCCTCTCCATCAAGGGTTAGCATTCAACCCCCCCCATTCATAACCTATTACCCCTCTTGAATATTATCCTCTTGATATcccttacaccaggggtcagcgaacgttttcagcagggggccctcagaccttgtggggggccagactatattttgaaaaaaaatatgaacaaattcctatgccccacaaataatccagagatgcattttaaataaaaggacacattctactcatgtagattcccagaccatccgcaggccgcatttagaaggtgattgggctgcatccagcccctgggccttagtattcaattacttttttaaaaagatgcaagACTCACAATTATACTGGACAGCTTGAAAACTAGAAGGTGAATAGCTGTTTTACAACCAATAAAAGAACTGGATAGAGCCTTTATTTCTTTTACACTTTCCTCCTACCCTTTCCCACATGTGGCTTCTGgttgcaggggcggaggaaggtgggggcgatgggagtGCATCGCCCCCATTggtgcgatcccagtggggttccatcggGGCTGCCCTCCACCCACGCTGGGCGCCCCACGTCCAGAACGCGTGCCAACCCctcccctgcctgctccctgcccctggagaatgaagctctgccactgtctgGTTGCTCCATATTTTGACTCACACCTTCCTGTGCTTATTCTGATGTGTGGCTGTCTCCAGAACATCCCATATGTACCAACTGCCTAATGTGCAAGAGCTCTTGGCTCCCAGTTTGTCCACTCTCATGTGTAGAAGTTGATGGGGTCTGCTTTCTAGTAGAGTCTTGTAGATTCATACTTGCCTGTCTACTGCTGACTTGATTCCTGCTTGTTTGTAGGCGATGGCTTCTCAGACTGGATGACGGAGCGCACAGACCTGGCCACGCTCCTGAGTGTGTCAGGGGAGCCCTCGCCACTCTCACTGCCCTCCCCTCCTGCTCCGGACCTGGAGGCCATGGCCTCACTGCTCAAGAAAGAGTTGGAGCAGATGGAGGATTATTTCTTGGAGGAGTCACTCTCACCAGACCAGGTAGCACCTAGCACCCCTCCCTCTGATGGGAACTTCCACTTCCCCTTTGGTGATGGTTTTCAGCCCCTCGACCACCACCCTGCACCTGCTCCCCTGCAGACCTTGGATTCAAGCTGCTTAGAATTGCTGGAGATCTATGGCGGAGAAGTGCCTGCTGAGCTCCCCCTGCAGGGCAGTGATGTCCATGCCCCATTACAACGGTCATCTGCCCTAGCACCCAAGGGGGACCGGCGCCAGAAGAAGCGAGACCAGAACAAGACAGCAGCCTTGCGGTACCGTCAGCGCAAGCGGGCTGAACATGAGGCACTGGGGGATGAGTGCCAGGCTCTGGAGGCACGCAATCGTGAGCTGCGCGAGAAAGCAGAATCCATTGAGAGAGAAATCCAATATGTAAAAGACCTTCTCATTGAAGTCTACAAGGCACGAAGTCAGCGCCAGCACACCTCCCCCTAAAGGCAGGGGGCTGTGTATCAATTCTCTCTCCGCTTCCCCAAATAATAGCCTCAAGGAGAAGCCATGGGGATACTGGAAGTAGACAAGAACAGATCAAGCATGTAGGAATAAAGTTTGGGAAGTGTTGGGAATTAGGAGCCTGCATGGCACTTCAGAGGTTAGGGCCACGTAGATGAACTATACAATACAGATTCAGAGTTGTGGGGCTACTGAACTCTGCacgaatcggggggggggggaatggattacatttggaGGAAATGAGGATTGCTGATGTGTAAAGGTCCAAGATGAGCTAGTTTTGGAAATCGTCTCAGGTTTTTTGGGGTAGGCTGTGACAGGGTAGtacctcttcctctctttctccttccccatccccatccttACTTGTCCCCCAAATCAGGAAACAGACAACAGTCTCAAGGCTGTGAGATGGCTTTTTCGTATGTACACTATATAGCACTTCTTTCTTGCACCTTTTCTCAACTATGCACCAATAAACACTTGTTTTGAACACCTGCCATGAGTCATGTGAGTGAAAGTACAAGATAGCACAGCAAATGATACAGGCAGCTACCAAAAAAATACAAGGGTTTATTAACAGAGCATCATCAACTCAATATATTCCTGCATTTGGGCAAGTGCAGGGAAAGCAGCAAGGCCTTATCAGAACATGCCTCACTGTATCTCTACTACAGctccagagtgggtggggtgcaTTCATTAGATAAAATTTGAAGAGGGCACCAAGGTTCTACCCACACTCCAAGAGGGGTTCAGCAAAAACCCATTCACAATCAGATGAATAGGATTAGTAGAAATCATCATCTCCTTTTTCCACTGATTGCTGATTCAgaatctgctgctgcttccggtACAACTCAGCCACCTGCAGCCAGAGAAATATTATGGAAAGCTGTCCATTTTCCATTGCCACTCACCATAGTAACCCTGCACACTGCTACCTAGTCCTTATCTACAGTTTCAGTGGGTAGAATCCAACACAGCACTATGGAGAACATTTTGTCATTGCAAGGATTTGTTTGCACAATGGAACATTCACCCTAAATCAGTTCTAGGGGGTTCTCCTAatgctctggagcagatttggggaggacaTGGGGCACATAgcggggaggaaagggaggaagtCCTATTGTGTAAGCAGAATTCCTTGTGCTGAAGGAATGTGTTAGAATACTGCCCACTGTTCCTAAACCTATAGATCTCTGGAGGGAGCTGGTTCCTTAATGTCCTAAATTGTATATGTTTCCAAACAAAAACAAGGCCAATTTCTTGCATGTCACAGATCTGTCAATAAAACCTGAAGATGATTCATTCTTCCTCCTCACCCGCTTCTTAGCCCGTCTATAGAAATTAAATACTAGAGTAGTAAAAGGAAGAGATGGCTCTGTACAGTCTGCAAAAAGACAATGACTATTAGACCCATAGACTACAATCCCATACGTATGTTTCCTCCCATCACTGTACCTGAGTACTGGCAGTAGCTTCCTCTGGTTTCTTATCATCTCGGATGCGTACGAATCTGGGAAAGCGGAGGGAGATGCCCTTTTCTTCATCAACCTGCAGTGGAAGGACTTGCTGGTCAGAAGTTTAGGGTTGGATGTTTCAGTGCCTACTTTGTATGAGGCAGTTTCCCCCAAAATATGTTATCTGGAGCTCTTGCCAATTTCAGAACTTGGTGATTTGCATAGCAAGGGAAGAGAAACAGTATAGGATATGCCCTTCTTCTGCATTATAGTTTTTGAAATGCGATACTTATTTTAATTCTGAAGAGGCAAATTTTAGTGCCTAGATTACTTGAAGCACTGACTACTTTTTCCTTTTCCAGAACTAAGCCATGGTCTTTTGGGAGCAATCTAGACACTGCCTTTCTGCATATGTGGGGCTCTTTCTATCCATGTCTGCATGCATACAGTGCAGAAGAAAAAAACATCTGAGGAGGAACACACATGAAATACACCAATAATACAGAACTGAAAAATTTGCTCAGATACACCGATTGCAAGTTCTATCTAAAAGTCAACATTATGACAGATCTGATATACTGAAGCACCAATGACAATACATTTCACAAAACATTGAATAAACGTTTGCCAGTGTTAAGCCTCTGGCCATAATAAACTTGCATGTTttacaaaattataaaaacatgaaaaaccATGTAAAACATTACTCTCCACAATACTGTACAGTAGTATACAAACTATACCACAATTTTGGCAGCACATAATGATTTGAATGGATAAAATTTAACTTGCCATAAATTACATAGTATGGTTACCAATAAGACAAATAGGACAACTTTGTAAATAGCTGCAAAATATTGTTCAACAGTAATTGTACGTTCTAAGCAGAAGAGCCCAGAGGAGTTTAACTATGATGGATGCCAGGACATTCACCGAGCATGTGCCAGAAATAAGAATTTATGTGTGACTTGGCATTGATGCTTCTATAAACGGTGTTGTAGGTCTTTCAAAGTTAGTACACTTAAATATGAAGTAATCTTCCAAGAAATGTTACCTGTCTTTAAATTATTAAAGCCAAGTGATGGATTTTAGCCAGATCAAAGTGTAATCCAGCTTCTCTGCAAAACTTATTTTTTCTAACCTGTACCCATAGAAGCACATTAGTTGTTCATTTGATTATAAACACACATAGCAATTAACAGTAAATTCTGTACCATATAGATATAATATTTTTGAAAagtttttcaaataaaatgtgTTACATATTAACAATTGCTTCAAAATCTCATGAGGAATTCCTACTTAACACATAAACTCTGAAAAAAAGAGTTATGTGGTCAAAATTAGTTAGCATTTGATTGTGTTTGGACAATAACGTTTTGTGGTTTTTCACTAGCACATTTTCAGTTTGGCACTACGCTTTACACCCAGTTGTCTCTTGATTATCCAGTGACAAAACTTAAACACTGCCTTTATATAGCATGCTGAATTAATGTTCTCAGAGAACTTTCCATTAAAAAGATTTTCTGAATAGTTACATCCTATTCATAACCCACTGTGTATCTAATCAGAATGATATAATGTGAACAAAAAATAGTTTGCTAACTCAAGGTATGTGCGTACTGCCCTTCATACAAATTTATTCCAGGGTGTGACATGAACAAATAGCAGATaagtgaagtacagtggtacctcggtttaagaatgatttggtttacaaactccgcaaaactggaaataatgtcttggtttgagaactttactttggtctaagaacggaatccgaatggagGAAGGGCATCGGTGGcgagaggcctcattagggaaagcactcctcggtttaagaacggtttcggtttaagaacacacttccagaacggattaagttcataaaccaaggtaccactgtatacgcaTCTAAACCTGTCCTACAGATAGTTTTCAGAGGTTTAGTGTAGAATTATCATACATACAATCTCTCACCAATGGCCCATCATTCACTCACCAAACCAGTTGCTGCTTTGTGGACTGGAGAAATGGATAAGTCAGCACACTTCACCTCCCAGACATGCTGAGCCTCTAGCCAGTGGTCAGGCTCAGCTGTTCCACCCCAGCGGTAGTAGGGTCGTGGCTGTGGAATTACATGGTCCTGCAATAAAGAGACTAGGATAAGTAGTATTTGTGTGGACTAGTCCAGAGGAGTTCGTGCAATCATCAGTATCACCACATGATACAATCTTCCTCTGggctctactactactactactaaattttatttatatcccaccctcctcggccagaaccgggctcagggcggctaacataaaatatatataatatattaagacataaaattcagcaatcaactgaaatacagcttaaaataggATTTAAATCAAAATAAGATCAGATGGCTACCCACGAATTATAACTAAAACtataggggttgggaaccttaaGTACTCACCAGGCTCAGCTATTTGTATGAGCCGGTGAGAAGAGTTAGAGAGGCCACTTATATGCAGCGTCTTGTAAAAGGAGAGGGGTCAGACTGAGCCCTGACCAAAGGTCTGGCGGAACAGCTCAGTCTTGAAGGTTCTGTGCaaagatgtcaagtcccacagggccctggtctcttgcgacAGAGCATTCCAACAGACTGGGGCTAGGGCCGAAAAGGCCTGGCTCTAGTTgaggccagtctaacctccttgaggcccggGACCTCCAAGATGTTATTGTTTgcggaccgtaaggtcctccacGGGGCATAGCCCAGGGCCCACTAAGACTCTCTAGGCATAGGACCCAGAACACTAGCATTTCTCTCCTACAAATCAAGAAATAGTTGACTAGGGCAGAAGGCCAGATCCAAGGAAGATGGGATCCCTTCTTTGCCACTCCTAACTCCACATACATAGAAATTCCTTGTAAAGGAATacgatggggggtggggggacatacAAGAGGATACGTTCATCAGAGCAGAAAGAAGCTCCTACCTTGAGAGAGGTGTGGAGTTCTTCTAGTTTGTCATCTGTGAATCCAGTGCCGATCTGAGAGCAGAGAGGAAACATGGCTGTTAGGGAAGTGTTGCCCTGCAGAGCTAGCAAACCCATACACTGGACATGATGTGCAAGACCCACTCAGTTTACTTCTCAGACTGTACCTCCATCTACCCTCCTGCCCTTTAACTTATAAAACTGCAACAAAAATCGTTCCTTTTTTTTTCAGGCCAGGTGCACTTGATGCTACAGGGCCCCACTAAGCCAAGTGTCCTTAACAGCTGGGTAATCCTGGGGATGCCTTACCTTGCAGATGCTCTGGAACTCCTCACTATCCTCATCATAGCAGGCCAAGAGGAAACCACCATATGTGCCTGTGCGTTTGCCCTTGCCCAGATAGGCACCGATCACCACAAGGTCCAAGGTGTCGCCAACACCCTCCAGATAATCTTTCTTAAGCTGGTATGGAAAACAGAGTTACTAAGTGGAGCAATTTGTCTGTTCAGGCATATGGGCTGAATTTGTATCTTAGGTCTGGGACTTTCAAATGATACAAATTTTGATCCCGGATTTGAGGGATATAATGTTGCTTTTATGAATTTTTGCTTATAATATCATTGTCAGCATTCCATAAGGACATTTTATTCAAATGAAGaagcaaggaggaaaataaataaGATGCTGTCCTCCCTCCAACAAGAGCACAGCCAatttggggaaggaagggggcaggATCTTCACTCCTGTCTCAGGTCAGTCAAGTTAAAGCAGACTTTCTTTTGCCAGGTGGCACTACAAGATGGACTGGGATTCTGTTCT is a genomic window containing:
- the ATF5 gene encoding cyclic AMP-dependent transcription factor ATF-5; the encoded protein is MSLLAALTLDLDLTMLPASTMSCRPELLKHRLPHAGHCELLAGPVDEGFALSMERPLLTGDGFSDWMTERTDLATLLSVSGEPSPLSLPSPPAPDLEAMASLLKKELEQMEDYFLEESLSPDQVAPSTPPSDGNFHFPFGDGFQPLDHHPAPAPLQTLDSSCLELLEIYGGEVPAELPLQGSDVHAPLQRSSALAPKGDRRQKKRDQNKTAALRYRQRKRAEHEALGDECQALEARNRELREKAESIEREIQYVKDLLIEVYKARSQRQHTSP